A region of Betta splendens chromosome 13, fBetSpl5.4, whole genome shotgun sequence DNA encodes the following proteins:
- the LOC114868228 gene encoding extracellular calcium-sensing receptor-like: MTSTQRCPQQGCALLQLLLVVLFSQGEEPACRQRDEPESPQLSKDGNIILGGIFSLHNSWKDRQDNYTHKPLPLECTSLNFRDFQFAQAMLFAIEEINNSIELLPGISLGYKMYDTCGSMARSAKVALDLINGHESVSAPSGIQCTRFAQVQAIMGDSSSSTSMVIATVFGTFQIPVISHYATCACLSDKSRYPSFLRTVASDYYRSRGLAQLVKQFGWTWVGALRSDNDYGNKGMATFTETAQQLGICLEYSVAFFRTDPPNKIQKIVEVIKHSTSKVIVAFLTFPEMDVLMKKLSLHNMTGYQWVGSEGWIIDSQTAEQDQTHILDGAIGLSLPKAHVSGMREFILNVKPVNLSGNDVLSEFWEAIFNCKFKQSNSSAANQSECTGHEDPSGIKHGFVDSALTPILYNVYKGVYAVAHALHKILGCNQTCTYNLQLDPFTILPTLRHINFKTKEGDEVYFNEDGGPPAKYDIIHWRPTEHGVVDFVTVGLYDASLPEDKQLSLLNMTLYWAQNSTQVPVSVCSEKCSPGTRKVLRKGKPVCCYDCIRCADGEISNITDSISCVQCPPEYWSNDNRDMCVKKEAEFLSYEEMMGALLTAAALGGTCMTAVVAFIFFTYRKTPIVRANNSELSFLLLFSLTLCFLCSLTFMGRPSEWSCMLRHTAFGITFVLCMSCVLGKTVVVLMAFRASLPGSNVMKWFGPTQQRLSVLIFTLIQVVICVLWLTISPPFSFKNLKVVKDRIIVECALGSAVGFWAVLGYIGFLALLCFVLAFLARKLPDNFNEAKFITFSMLIFCAVWLTFIPAYVSSPGKFSVAVEIFAILASSFGLLICIFIPKCYIMLLKPEKNTKKNMVSATHQKNYKIFS, from the exons ATGACATCCACACAGAGGTGTCCACAGCAGGGCTGTGCACTGTTACAGCTGTTGTTGGTGGTGTTGTTCTCCCAGGGAGAGGAGCCAGCATGCAGGCAGAGAGATGAACCTGAGAGCCCCCAGCTATCTAAGGATGGCAACATTATATTAGGAGGCATCTTCTCTTTGCACAACAGCTGGAAGGACAGACAAGATAACTACACCCACAAACCACTGCCGCTGGAGTGTACCAG TTTGAATTTCAGAGACTTCCAGTTTGCCCAGGCTATGCTGTTTGCCATTGAGGAGATTAATAACAGCATAGAGCTCCTGCCTGGAATTTCTCTGGGTTATAAAATGTATGATACCTGTGGCTCTATGGCCAGAAGTGCAAAGGTTGCATTGGACTTGATTAATGGTCATGAGTCTGTGTCTGCACCCTCTGGCATACAATGTACCAGATTTGCACAGGTGCAGGCAATAATGGGAGACAGCTCTTCTTCAACTTCCATGGTCATAGCTACTGTCTTTGGAACATTTCAGATTCCAGTG ATCAGCCATTACGCCACCTGCGCTTGTCTCAGTGATAAATCCAGGTACCCATCCTTCCTTAGAACAGTAGCCAGTGACTACTATCGCAGCAGAGGCTTGGCCCAGTTGGTTAAACAATTTGGTTGGACTTGGGTTGGTGCTTTAAGAAGTGATAATGATTATGGCAATAAGGGCATGGCTACATTTACAGAAACAGCCCAGCAGCTGGGCATCTGTCTGGAGTATTCTGTTGCTTTCTTTAGGACAGATCCACCGAACAAAATACAAAAGATTGTTGAAGTGATCAAGCATTCAACCTCCAAGGTGATTGTTGCTTTCCTGACATTTCCAGAAATGGATGTATTAATGAAGAAGTTGTCTCTCCATAATATGACTGGATATCAGTGGGTTGGCAGCGAAGGCTGGATCATTGATTCTCAAACTGCAGAACAAGATCAAACTCACATACTGGATGGTGCCATAGGCCTGTCACTCCCCAAAGCACATGTCAGTGGCATGAGAGAGTTTATATTAAATGTGAAGCCAGTGAATTTATCTGGTAATGATGTGTTGTCTGAGTTCTGGGAAGCAATATTTAACTGCAAATTCAAACAATCAAATTCATCTGCTGCGAATCAGAGCGAATGTACTGGACATGAAGATCCTAGTGGAATAAAACATGGATTTGTTGATAGCGCACTCACGCCAATACTTTACAATGTCTATAAAGGAGTGTATGCTGTGGCCCATGCACTTCATAAGATACTTGGCTGTAATCAAACATGTACCTACAATTTGCAGCTAGACCCATTCACA ATTTTACCAACCTTAAGACatattaattttaaaacaaaggAAGGAGATGAAGTTTACTTTAATGAGGATGGAGGCCCACCAGCAAAGTATGACATCATACACTGGCGTCCAACAGAACATGGTGTTGTGGACTTTGTCACAGTTGGTCTCTATGATGCATCTTTACCTGAAGACAAACAGTTGAGTCTGCTAAATATGACTTTATACTGGGCACAGAACTCAACACAG GTTCCCGTGTCAGTTTGCAGTGAGAAATGTTCCCCAGGAACTCGTAAGGTTCTCCGGAAAGGAAAGCCTGTCTGCTGCTATGACTGTATAAGATGTGCAGACGGTGAAATAAGCAACATCACAG ATTCCATCAGCTGTGTTCAATGTCCACCTGAATACTGGTCAAATGACAATAGAGATATGTGTGTAAAAAAAGAGGCAGAGTTTTTATcctatgaagaaatgatgggagcgctgctcactgcagcagctttaggTGGAACATGCATGACTGCTGTTGTGgccttcattttcttcacatacaggaaaactcctattgtcagggccaacaactctgagctgagcttcctgctgctcttctccctgactctgtgcttcctgtgttctctgaccttcatgggccgaccctctgagtggtcctgcatgctgagacacacagcattcGGTATCACCTTTGTCCTCTGTATGTCTTGCGTTCTAGGCAAAACTGTGGTGGTGCTAATGgccttcagagcttcacttccaggcaGTAACGTGATGAAGTGGTTTggaccaacacagcagagactcagtgttcTGATCTTCACTCTCATACAGGTTGTAATATGTGTCCTTTGGTTAAcgatttctcctcctttttcatTTAAGAACTTGAAGGTAGTCAAAGACAGAATCATCGTAGAAtgtgctctgggctcagctgtggGATTCTGGGCTGTACTTGGCTACATAGGTTTtctggctctgctctgtttcGTTCTTGCTTTTCTGGCTCGGAAACTGCCTGAtaactttaatgaggccaagtttatcaccttcagcatgttgatattctgtgcagtgtggcTCACTTTTATTCCAGCTTATGTCAGCTCTCCTGGAAAGTTCAGTGTTGCTGTGGAGATATTTGCTATTCTGGCCTCTAGTTTTGGACTGCTGATATGTATCTTTATTCCAAAATGTTACATTATGTTACTCAAACCagagaagaacacaaaaaaGAATATGGTATCTGCTACTCACCAGAAAAATTATAAAATCTTTAGTTAG